From a single Fulvivirga ulvae genomic region:
- a CDS encoding helix-turn-helix transcriptional regulator encodes MTKDELKKKIGQRIIELRTQKGWSQSDLARACNKDRQAVEKLENGKVNPTLYTLYEISKALGVSLERLVE; translated from the coding sequence GTGACTAAGGACGAACTCAAAAAGAAAATAGGGCAGCGCATTATTGAGTTAAGAACTCAAAAGGGCTGGAGTCAATCTGATCTGGCACGGGCATGCAATAAGGACCGGCAAGCGGTAGAAAAACTAGAAAACGGCAAGGTTAACCCAACGCTTTATACGTTGTATGAAATTTCAAAAGCATTGGGAGTTTCTTTAGAACGACTGGTGGAGTGA
- a CDS encoding glycoside hydrolase family 97 protein — MLKKLTLLSMAFLMPLLLAAQELKSPDGNLSMKFELSDEGVPFYNLNYKGKPVIKPSALGLELMDFPSMNAGFEVKEVKEQSVDSSWKPVWGKQSTIRNSYNELLVTLVQPALKERFIRIRFRLFDDGLGFRYEFPKQPELKYFIIKEELTEFALADDHKIFWIPGDYDTNEYPYTTSKISELPAKMPEATIEITAQRPIKNLAVQTPSMMKTADGLYINIHEAALENYSGMNLNVDAKTYKMSTHLTPDAVGNKGYLQTDTHSPWRTIVVSDQATDILASNMIVNLNEPTAYEDVSWIKPVKYIGVWWEYFIHRGSSWAYGTETNVKLDQDFTKLTPSGRHGATTENVKKYIDFAAKHGFDAVLVEGWNIGWEDWFGNWKEDVFDFVTPYPDFDVEELEKYASAKGVRIMMHHETSASATNYERRLDRAFQFMADHGYNSVKTGYVGKIIPRGEHHDGQWMVNHYIHVARRAADYEIMVNSHEAVRPTGLHRTYPNWIAQESARGTEFEAMGGLHPEHTTILPFTRLMGGPMDYTPGIFQTTYNNGKQRINTTLVKQLAYYITMYSPLQMAADLPENYERFPDAFQFIKDVALDWDDSYYLEAEPGDYVTIARKAKGKKEWYVGGVTDENARTANIGFDFLPKGEKFIATIYADGKDASWNENPQSYTIRKVVVDSKSKLSQKLAPGGGVAISIVEATKDSMKGLKKL, encoded by the coding sequence ATGTTAAAAAAACTAACTCTGCTGTCAATGGCATTTCTGATGCCTTTGCTATTGGCGGCGCAAGAATTAAAATCCCCTGATGGTAATTTGTCAATGAAGTTTGAACTGTCTGATGAAGGCGTCCCATTTTACAACCTGAATTATAAAGGAAAACCAGTCATAAAACCCAGTGCACTTGGATTGGAACTGATGGATTTCCCTTCGATGAATGCAGGCTTTGAGGTAAAGGAAGTAAAAGAGCAGTCAGTGGATAGTAGCTGGAAGCCCGTTTGGGGAAAGCAGTCGACCATTAGAAATAGCTACAACGAGTTACTAGTCACACTGGTACAGCCTGCGCTAAAAGAGCGTTTTATCCGTATACGGTTCAGGCTTTTTGATGATGGCCTCGGCTTCCGTTATGAGTTTCCCAAACAGCCGGAGCTTAAGTACTTTATCATCAAAGAAGAGCTGACAGAGTTTGCCCTTGCCGACGACCATAAAATCTTCTGGATTCCCGGTGACTATGATACTAATGAATATCCCTATACCACTTCAAAGATCTCTGAGTTGCCGGCAAAAATGCCTGAGGCTACCATTGAAATAACAGCTCAAAGACCAATAAAAAACCTGGCCGTACAAACCCCCTCTATGATGAAAACGGCCGACGGACTTTATATCAATATCCACGAGGCGGCCCTGGAGAATTATTCAGGCATGAACCTTAATGTAGATGCCAAAACATATAAAATGAGCACCCACCTTACACCGGATGCCGTCGGCAACAAAGGTTACCTGCAAACTGATACACACTCTCCTTGGAGAACCATAGTCGTAAGCGATCAGGCTACCGATATTTTGGCTTCTAATATGATTGTGAATTTAAATGAACCCACCGCTTACGAGGATGTATCATGGATAAAGCCGGTAAAATATATTGGTGTGTGGTGGGAGTATTTTATCCATCGTGGCAGCAGTTGGGCTTATGGTACCGAGACCAACGTAAAGCTGGACCAGGATTTTACAAAGCTAACGCCAAGTGGCAGGCATGGTGCTACCACGGAAAATGTAAAAAAGTATATCGATTTTGCCGCAAAGCATGGTTTTGATGCCGTTTTGGTAGAAGGCTGGAACATCGGCTGGGAAGACTGGTTTGGCAACTGGAAAGAAGATGTCTTTGATTTTGTAACGCCATATCCTGATTTTGATGTAGAAGAACTAGAAAAATATGCCAGCGCCAAAGGAGTGCGGATCATGATGCACCACGAGACCTCAGCCTCTGCCACCAATTATGAACGCAGACTTGACAGGGCATTCCAATTTATGGCCGACCACGGGTATAATTCAGTAAAAACCGGCTATGTAGGTAAAATCATACCCAGAGGCGAACACCATGACGGTCAATGGATGGTAAACCACTACATCCATGTAGCCAGGCGTGCGGCAGATTACGAGATCATGGTTAACAGCCACGAAGCAGTACGGCCAACGGGACTCCACCGCACCTACCCCAACTGGATAGCGCAGGAGTCAGCCAGAGGTACGGAGTTTGAAGCTATGGGCGGCCTGCACCCGGAGCATACCACTATCCTGCCTTTCACCAGGCTAATGGGCGGCCCAATGGATTATACACCAGGTATTTTCCAGACCACCTATAATAACGGTAAACAACGAATTAATACCACCCTGGTAAAGCAACTGGCCTATTACATAACCATGTACAGCCCTCTGCAAATGGCGGCTGACCTTCCTGAAAATTACGAACGCTTCCCGGACGCCTTTCAGTTCATCAAGGATGTAGCCCTGGACTGGGATGACAGCTACTATCTGGAAGCCGAGCCAGGCGACTACGTGACCATAGCCAGAAAAGCCAAAGGCAAAAAGGAGTGGTACGTTGGCGGTGTAACTGATGAAAATGCCCGGACAGCTAATATAGGGTTTGATTTTCTGCCTAAAGGAGAGAAGTTTATAGCCACTATTTATGCAGATGGTAAAGATGCCAGTTGGAACGAAAACCCGCAAAGCTATACCATTCGCAAAGTTGTGGTTGACTCCAAAAGCAAGCTAAGCCAAAAGCTGGCCCCGGGTGGGGGAGTGGCCATCAGCATTGTAGAGGCCACTAAAGATAGTATGAAAGGACTTAAGAAGCTTTAA
- a CDS encoding glycoside hydrolase family 48 protein: MRTNLKLSLLLLFMLAWCSSASAQNEYIERFNELRGEFYDPANGYFSPDGAPYHSVETLIVEAPDHGHESTSELYSYWIWLEAMHGRVSGDWQPLNQAWGKMEDHIIPSQEDQPTNSAYNASSPATYAPEFPEPSFYPSPLQFNTPVGNDPVSPDLTSAYGPEVYGMHWLLDCDNFYGYGTRGDGVTTPSFINTFQRGEQESVWETVPQPSWEDFSWGGDKGYLPLFTLDQNYAQQWRYTNAPDADARVVQAMYWAAEWAKEQDLNPNSVIPLSDASKMGDFTRLAMFDKYFKPLGAQSPDAAGSGYESAHYLMSWYYAWGGSISTSGTWAWRIGSSHCHFGYQNPVAAWALNSYNDLMPASQNGARDFGTSLDRQLEFYRYLQSADGAIAGGATNSWNGDYSPYPAGKSTFYGMAYDEHPVYHDPGSNSWGGWQAWSMERVAEYYYLSNDPRAKELMDNWVPWVKEHVQLTGSTFQIPAEMEWSGEPDTWNPDNPGDNSNLRVTVTGYNQDLGIAASFAKALIYYAAATEKYETIDEESRVLAKEILDRMWNNFRDEKGLASPEERGDYSRFFEQEVYVPESFNGTMPNGDVIENGVTFLDIRSNYLNDPDFQKLQSSYESGQPYVARYHRSWALIEIALANAEYGFFFGEGGGDASPTVSITSPANNAVFEPGADITIEANASDDNAVASVEFFRNGISLGVDNSAPYAVIWADVAEGSYALTAVATDDAGNTKTSGTVNITVGAENNDPVAVISANPLTGQAPLAVTFDASGSSDADGDVLSYSWNFGDGASATGAVVIHTYTAAGTYTATVTVTDGNGGSDEASVNIEVSPSDPSGCDFGTPLASGLPSINQSFNNTHVLGTGGPNLSNVTNFGINWSIQHNGLWQLSLNTNNGQPNWWIDLRTVSTSAFSQAQPDITFSNSGIPGLDGSYWVALDNGNFVMVSKSGGFSIYFSNSSTPPVCDASSSRLAQQSPEAESQSTSDIVVYPNPAANKLNVVVRDGYTWLRLVDVRGRVVLNQQTTTSNSQSIELDVSSFEPGMYLLHINNGDRSEIKKVGIKMQ, encoded by the coding sequence ATGAGAACAAATTTAAAATTGTCTTTACTTCTATTGTTTATGCTGGCGTGGTGCTCCTCTGCCAGTGCACAGAATGAGTACATTGAGCGGTTTAACGAGTTAAGAGGAGAGTTTTACGATCCTGCCAACGGCTACTTTAGTCCTGACGGCGCTCCTTACCACTCCGTAGAAACCTTAATTGTAGAAGCGCCCGATCATGGGCATGAGTCCACCAGTGAACTATATTCCTATTGGATCTGGCTGGAAGCCATGCATGGCAGGGTCAGTGGCGACTGGCAGCCTCTGAACCAGGCATGGGGCAAAATGGAGGATCATATCATCCCTTCGCAGGAAGACCAGCCGACGAACAGCGCCTATAATGCTTCCAGTCCGGCTACCTATGCGCCTGAGTTTCCTGAACCAAGCTTTTATCCATCACCATTGCAGTTCAATACCCCCGTGGGAAACGATCCAGTATCTCCGGACCTAACCTCAGCCTATGGCCCGGAAGTCTACGGTATGCACTGGCTGCTGGACTGCGATAATTTCTATGGATATGGAACCCGGGGAGACGGAGTTACCACGCCATCCTTTATCAACACCTTCCAGAGAGGCGAGCAGGAATCTGTTTGGGAAACAGTTCCCCAGCCATCATGGGAAGATTTCAGTTGGGGTGGAGACAAAGGCTATTTGCCTTTATTTACCCTCGATCAGAATTATGCTCAACAGTGGAGATATACCAATGCTCCTGATGCAGATGCCAGGGTAGTTCAAGCGATGTATTGGGCTGCCGAGTGGGCCAAAGAGCAGGATTTGAACCCTAACTCAGTTATTCCACTGAGTGATGCCAGCAAAATGGGTGATTTTACCCGTTTGGCCATGTTTGACAAGTACTTCAAACCCTTGGGAGCACAAAGTCCTGATGCCGCAGGTTCGGGCTATGAAAGTGCTCATTACCTGATGTCTTGGTACTATGCATGGGGCGGATCTATATCTACCTCAGGCACCTGGGCATGGAGGATAGGGTCTAGCCACTGCCACTTTGGGTACCAAAACCCTGTGGCTGCCTGGGCCTTAAATTCATACAATGATTTGATGCCCGCATCTCAAAACGGAGCCAGGGATTTTGGCACCAGTTTGGATCGTCAGCTCGAATTTTATCGCTATCTGCAATCAGCCGATGGAGCCATTGCCGGTGGAGCCACCAACAGTTGGAATGGTGATTACAGTCCATATCCTGCAGGAAAATCAACTTTCTACGGAATGGCCTATGATGAACACCCCGTCTATCATGATCCCGGAAGCAACTCCTGGGGAGGATGGCAGGCATGGTCTATGGAGCGCGTAGCAGAATACTACTACCTCTCCAACGACCCTAGAGCCAAGGAACTGATGGACAACTGGGTGCCCTGGGTAAAAGAGCATGTGCAGTTAACAGGCAGTACATTTCAAATCCCTGCCGAAATGGAGTGGAGCGGTGAGCCCGATACATGGAACCCTGACAACCCGGGAGACAACAGCAACTTAAGGGTAACAGTAACCGGTTATAACCAGGACCTGGGCATTGCTGCGTCCTTTGCCAAAGCGTTAATTTACTATGCTGCTGCTACGGAGAAATATGAAACCATTGATGAGGAATCGAGAGTACTGGCCAAAGAAATACTGGACAGAATGTGGAACAACTTCCGTGATGAAAAAGGCCTTGCCTCACCTGAGGAAAGAGGGGACTATTCCAGATTCTTTGAGCAGGAAGTATACGTGCCCGAATCATTTAACGGAACTATGCCCAATGGCGATGTTATAGAAAATGGTGTTACTTTTCTTGATATCCGCAGCAATTATCTTAACGATCCTGATTTTCAGAAGCTTCAAAGCAGCTACGAGAGTGGTCAGCCTTACGTGGCCAGGTACCACAGGTCATGGGCACTGATAGAAATTGCCTTAGCCAATGCAGAGTATGGTTTCTTCTTTGGAGAAGGAGGAGGGGACGCATCTCCTACAGTAAGCATTACATCTCCGGCCAATAATGCTGTTTTTGAACCAGGTGCCGACATTACTATTGAGGCAAATGCATCAGATGACAATGCTGTGGCATCCGTAGAGTTTTTCCGGAATGGCATTAGCTTAGGCGTAGATAACAGTGCGCCATACGCAGTAATCTGGGCTGATGTGGCAGAAGGAAGCTACGCATTAACTGCCGTAGCCACTGATGATGCCGGAAATACGAAAACATCGGGTACAGTAAACATTACTGTTGGTGCAGAAAATAATGATCCTGTTGCCGTGATATCAGCTAACCCACTTACAGGCCAGGCGCCACTAGCCGTGACCTTTGATGCCAGTGGCTCAAGTGATGCAGATGGCGACGTACTTTCCTATAGCTGGAATTTCGGTGATGGCGCTTCCGCCACAGGCGCAGTGGTAATCCATACATATACGGCGGCAGGCACATACACAGCCACCGTAACCGTAACAGATGGCAATGGAGGCTCCGATGAGGCCAGTGTAAATATTGAAGTATCGCCTTCCGATCCGTCAGGGTGCGATTTTGGTACACCACTGGCGTCAGGTTTGCCTAGTATAAACCAGAGCTTCAACAATACCCATGTTCTGGGCACTGGAGGCCCGAACCTGAGCAATGTAACTAACTTTGGTATCAACTGGAGCATTCAGCATAATGGTTTGTGGCAGTTGTCTTTAAACACCAATAATGGTCAACCTAATTGGTGGATTGATTTAAGGACTGTGTCTACATCCGCCTTTAGCCAGGCACAACCCGATATTACTTTCAGCAACAGCGGTATTCCTGGTCTGGATGGCTCTTACTGGGTGGCATTGGATAATGGCAACTTTGTAATGGTCTCCAAAAGTGGTGGGTTCTCTATCTATTTTAGTAATTCTTCCACACCACCGGTCTGCGATGCAAGCAGCAGCAGGCTAGCTCAGCAATCGCCTGAAGCTGAAAGCCAATCAACTTCTGACATTGTTGTGTACCCTAACCCTGCGGCAAACAAACTGAACGTGGTAGTAAGGGACGGTTACACCTGGCTAAGACTCGTAGATGTAAGAGGCAGAGTGGTACTTAACCAACAGACTACCACTTCCAACTCACAGAGCATAGAATTGGACGTTAGCAGTTTTGAACCCGGCATGTACCTGCTGCACATCAACAATGGAGACAGGTCTGAAATCAAAAAAGTGGGTATAAAGATGCAATAA
- a CDS encoding immunity 53 family protein has product MKDIIERIQNWYKLNCNGDWEHSYGYSISTLDNPGWSIAIDLAETPLEALSYKRDYQNVEKEHDWFSIEALDNSLKIYCGPDNLRQAFEIFFNEIIPGYADKDFHYELFLPLIGEEVEIWTPAKARLVDEGSVEIIEIQAIDFGKIKVRDINTIDFCQYSLEKLQLPFKVGDVVTVDIEEVYDGVVLVARDVLMTFCK; this is encoded by the coding sequence TTGAAAGACATAATAGAACGAATTCAAAATTGGTATAAGTTAAATTGTAACGGAGACTGGGAACATAGCTATGGATATTCTATATCTACCTTGGATAATCCCGGATGGTCAATAGCTATTGATTTGGCAGAAACTCCTTTGGAAGCACTTAGTTATAAAAGAGATTACCAGAATGTAGAGAAGGAGCATGATTGGTTTTCGATAGAGGCATTAGATAACAGTCTTAAAATATATTGTGGTCCTGACAACCTGAGACAGGCATTTGAAATATTTTTTAACGAAATCATACCGGGTTACGCTGATAAAGATTTTCATTATGAATTGTTTTTGCCTCTAATTGGAGAGGAGGTTGAAATCTGGACGCCAGCTAAGGCAAGGTTAGTGGATGAAGGGTCTGTTGAAATAATTGAAATACAGGCCATTGATTTTGGTAAAATTAAAGTTCGTGATATTAATACCATTGATTTTTGCCAATACAGTTTAGAAAAGCTTCAGCTTCCTTTCAAAGTGGGAGATGTGGTTACGGTGGATATCGAGGAAGTATATGATGGGGTTGTTTTAGTGGCACGTGATGTTTTGATGACATTTTGTAAGTAG
- a CDS encoding zeta toxin family protein — translation MKNLYIIAGCNGAGKTTASYTILPEILNCREFVNADEIAKGLSPFQPEKAGITAGKLMLKRIKTLLQAGESFAFETTLSTKSYAGFVEKAKQLDYQVTCLFFLLHSEELAISRVETRVKEGGHNIPEAVIRRRYKRGLNNFFNLFLPKVDNWLFVDNSGDTYEIVAEGTMNEIVINNVKQWNELKDKYNDEN, via the coding sequence ATGAAGAACCTTTACATTATAGCAGGTTGTAACGGAGCTGGCAAAACTACAGCATCTTATACAATTCTACCTGAAATTCTTAATTGTAGAGAATTTGTGAATGCAGATGAAATAGCGAAAGGGCTTTCTCCCTTTCAACCTGAAAAGGCAGGGATAACAGCAGGAAAGCTAATGTTGAAAAGAATTAAAACTTTGCTTCAAGCAGGAGAGAGCTTCGCTTTTGAGACAACCCTTTCAACCAAAAGTTATGCAGGATTTGTGGAAAAAGCAAAACAATTGGATTATCAAGTTACATGCTTATTTTTTTTATTGCATTCAGAAGAGTTAGCAATTTCAAGAGTAGAAACAAGAGTGAAGGAAGGCGGACATAATATTCCTGAAGCAGTAATTAGAAGAAGATATAAAAGAGGATTAAATAATTTTTTTAATTTATTTCTTCCTAAGGTAGATAACTGGTTATTTGTTGATAATTCTGGAGATACTTATGAAATTGTTGCAGAAGGTACTATGAATGAAATTGTTATAAATAATGTTAAGCAATGGAATGAATTAAAGGATAAATATAATGATGAGAACTAA
- a CDS encoding AraC family transcriptional regulator codes for MEKIPVRTISEPEFSERFIIRDVEELLSGMDMVQELHRHNFFFVLVLKKGEGEHSIDFNSYPVKDCTVFFMRPGQVHQLKLKRDSVGFLIQFNADFYSSVAKPSGQVLRKVSNKSHYKFSPDKFEKLMAILSDIFLEHNEKQDKYKETIRANLDVFFIHLLRQSQGAEIRKKATNSYAQERLEDLMTLLETHIITCKEVGKYADMMHLTAYQLNAITKETLGKTCSQLINEQIILEAKRNLLATTSQVNEIAHDLGYEDASYFTRFFKRHMGFSPESYRQNFK; via the coding sequence ATGGAAAAAATCCCGGTCAGAACTATAAGCGAACCAGAGTTTTCAGAGCGCTTCATCATCAGGGATGTTGAGGAGTTGCTCTCAGGAATGGACATGGTCCAGGAGCTGCACCGGCATAATTTCTTTTTTGTTTTGGTTCTGAAAAAGGGTGAGGGGGAGCACAGCATTGATTTTAATTCATATCCTGTTAAAGACTGCACTGTTTTTTTTATGCGGCCAGGGCAAGTTCATCAACTTAAACTTAAGCGAGATTCTGTAGGGTTTTTGATACAATTTAATGCTGATTTTTACTCCTCCGTTGCAAAGCCTTCAGGGCAGGTATTGAGAAAAGTGAGCAATAAAAGTCATTACAAGTTCAGTCCTGATAAATTTGAAAAATTGATGGCCATTCTGTCTGATATTTTTCTGGAGCACAATGAAAAACAAGATAAATATAAGGAAACCATCAGGGCAAATCTGGATGTTTTTTTCATCCATTTACTAAGACAAAGCCAGGGTGCAGAAATCAGGAAAAAAGCTACAAACTCATACGCACAGGAAAGGCTCGAAGATCTGATGACCTTGCTCGAAACCCATATTATAACGTGTAAGGAGGTAGGTAAGTATGCCGACATGATGCACCTCACCGCTTACCAGCTCAATGCAATAACCAAAGAGACATTAGGGAAAACCTGTTCACAGCTCATCAATGAGCAGATCATACTTGAAGCCAAAAGGAACTTACTGGCTACAACAAGCCAGGTCAATGAAATAGCCCATGACCTGGGATATGAGGATGCTTCTTATTTTACCCGGTTTTTTAAAAGGCACATGGGTTTCTCACCTGAGTCTTACAGACAGAACTTCAAATAA
- a CDS encoding NAD(P)-dependent oxidoreductase, with protein MKKQEKVTVIGLGQMGRTLASLLLKNGYHVTVWNRTSSKAETLIEEGAILAPDVVTAVKASPVIVVCVLDYPASLAIFNETGVADSLQGRSVVQLTTGDPKEAIESEKWMSEHGAEYIVGAIQVAPEQMAQPDTTIFFSGTEAVYRRLEPTLKIFGGNLKYLGNKISAASAMDLASLSYLYGSLLGFFHAARLCEVEGFDVSLLGEIVKEVNPGFASFIQYESGLIQEGKFDISQSPLAISVDATQRIYNASKEYNINSEVPKLMADFLKRAKDKGLEGKELASLIQVFRG; from the coding sequence ATGAAAAAGCAAGAAAAAGTAACGGTAATCGGTTTAGGACAAATGGGGAGAACGTTGGCCAGTTTACTATTGAAAAATGGTTACCATGTCACAGTTTGGAACAGGACGTCATCAAAAGCGGAAACGTTAATTGAAGAAGGAGCAATTTTGGCACCGGATGTAGTTACTGCCGTTAAAGCGAGTCCGGTGATTGTTGTTTGTGTACTGGATTATCCAGCTTCACTGGCAATTTTTAATGAAACAGGGGTGGCGGATTCTCTTCAAGGGCGATCCGTAGTACAACTGACTACAGGGGACCCAAAGGAGGCTATTGAGAGTGAAAAATGGATGAGTGAGCATGGAGCAGAGTATATTGTCGGAGCTATACAAGTAGCACCCGAACAAATGGCTCAGCCTGATACTACCATTTTCTTTTCCGGAACAGAAGCCGTATACCGAAGGCTTGAACCCACATTGAAGATATTTGGAGGTAACCTGAAATACCTTGGTAATAAGATCAGCGCTGCTTCGGCTATGGACCTTGCTTCACTTTCATATTTGTACGGCTCTCTTTTAGGCTTTTTTCATGCTGCCAGACTGTGCGAGGTGGAGGGTTTTGATGTAAGTCTACTTGGAGAAATTGTTAAGGAAGTTAATCCGGGATTTGCATCTTTCATACAGTATGAGTCAGGGCTCATACAGGAGGGTAAATTTGATATTAGCCAAAGTCCACTAGCTATTAGTGTTGATGCTACACAACGGATTTACAATGCATCGAAGGAATACAACATTAATTCCGAGGTGCCCAAACTGATGGCGGACTTCTTAAAGAGGGCAAAGGATAAGGGGCTTGAAGGTAAGGAATTGGCCTCTTTGATACAGGTTTTTCGCGGTTGA
- a CDS encoding M28 family metallopeptidase, with translation MRAIILAVVIILMLCSCHGDDSSRILIADDLPKAKPEYQRIIVGHLSGKYELANETRIRSRWSEDERTLAASYLKQLLEQLNITPQEHSYTAPNLNPAIDFILDPFKGTNIYGILPATGESNEYIVLGAHYDTGKRNAPGAIDNATGIALIYSVVNELSKVQTRNKHVVIVFFDQEEEELIGSKAFVKFMQGKPWDIHSVHCFDMVGWDGDGDGAMEIFTASETLRDIYAEAARKHGIPLKEIIIDPVGYDVSSTDFDVFVPEGYNVIGAGECFYHRDSSPYKDSPKDTFETVNFEYLLSCSNLIEDVIKTLASP, from the coding sequence ATGAGAGCGATCATTTTAGCAGTAGTTATAATCTTGATGTTGTGCTCATGTCATGGTGATGATAGTTCCCGGATTCTTATAGCGGATGATTTACCAAAAGCTAAACCTGAGTACCAAAGGATAATCGTAGGGCATCTGTCAGGGAAATATGAGTTGGCTAATGAAACCCGGATCAGAAGCCGTTGGTCTGAGGATGAGCGGACATTGGCGGCAAGTTATTTAAAGCAATTGCTTGAGCAGTTGAACATAACACCTCAGGAACACAGCTATACGGCACCAAACCTTAATCCTGCCATCGATTTCATTCTTGATCCCTTCAAAGGCACCAATATTTATGGCATTTTGCCTGCTACCGGAGAGAGTAATGAATACATAGTTCTTGGAGCACATTATGATACCGGAAAAAGAAATGCTCCCGGAGCGATTGATAACGCCACAGGAATAGCACTCATCTATAGTGTTGTGAACGAACTGTCGAAAGTACAAACCAGGAACAAGCATGTGGTCATAGTCTTTTTTGATCAGGAGGAAGAAGAGCTTATTGGTAGTAAGGCTTTTGTGAAATTTATGCAGGGAAAGCCATGGGACATTCATTCCGTTCACTGTTTTGATATGGTAGGTTGGGATGGAGACGGCGACGGGGCCATGGAAATTTTTACCGCGTCTGAAACATTGAGAGATATTTACGCAGAAGCAGCAAGGAAGCACGGTATACCACTCAAAGAGATAATCATTGACCCGGTAGGATATGATGTCAGCTCAACTGATTTTGATGTGTTCGTACCCGAAGGGTATAACGTCATCGGTGCCGGAGAATGCTTTTATCACCGGGATTCTTCACCTTACAAAGACAGCCCGAAAGATACATTTGAGACAGTGAATTTCGAATACCTGTTGTCATGCTCCAATTTGATAGAAGACGTCATCAAAACTTTAGCATCACCATGA
- a CDS encoding winged helix-turn-helix transcriptional regulator encodes MNERKIPIDLECGINIYTLIAGGKWKPCIIHSIHKGINRPNQIHKAISQASPRVLNMQIKELLESNIVSKKVHPGLPLKVEYSLTEVGKSLLPIIDLMDQWGTQNRETINAYILA; translated from the coding sequence ATGAATGAAAGAAAAATACCCATAGACCTGGAATGCGGCATTAACATTTACACTCTAATTGCTGGTGGTAAATGGAAGCCATGTATTATCCACAGCATCCATAAAGGAATAAACCGGCCAAACCAAATTCATAAAGCCATAAGCCAGGCTTCTCCGCGAGTTCTTAATATGCAGATAAAAGAGTTACTGGAAAGCAATATAGTTTCTAAAAAAGTGCATCCCGGCCTGCCTCTCAAAGTAGAGTATAGCCTCACTGAAGTAGGTAAGAGCCTACTGCCCATTATTGACCTGATGGATCAATGGGGGACTCAAAACAGGGAAACTATCAATGCTTATATCTTAGCCTGA
- a CDS encoding SymE family type I addiction module toxin: MKKTRILKIHERIRFNKWSQTSVPEIRLCGKWLKEAGFNEEDNVEVKISKGVMILKLV, encoded by the coding sequence ATGAAGAAAACGCGGATCTTGAAAATTCATGAGCGAATACGCTTTAATAAATGGAGTCAGACCTCTGTCCCTGAAATCAGGCTATGTGGCAAATGGTTAAAAGAAGCTGGTTTTAATGAAGAAGATAATGTTGAGGTGAAGATTTCTAAGGGGGTGATGATTTTGAAATTGGTCTGA
- a CDS encoding DUF2945 domain-containing protein — protein sequence MTYKIGEKIKWKWGNNWAHGKVKSTFNSKTTRKIKGTEVTRHGSDDNPALYIEQEDGDHVLKLASEVERE from the coding sequence ATGACTTACAAAATCGGAGAAAAGATAAAATGGAAATGGGGCAACAACTGGGCTCATGGTAAAGTAAAAAGCACTTTCAATTCAAAAACTACCCGCAAAATAAAGGGTACGGAAGTGACCAGGCATGGCTCTGATGATAATCCCGCACTATATATTGAACAGGAAGATGGAGACCATGTGCTGAAACTAGCGAGTGAGGTAGAGCGGGAGTAG